One window of Sulfurospirillum sp. 1612 genomic DNA carries:
- the gcvT gene encoding glycine cleavage system aminomethyltransferase GcvT: MDQLKRTVLFEKHQQLQAKSIGFGGWEMPVQYEGIIKEHQACRQDAALFDISHMGEFFYEGNLEESGVNEVSTTDFVALPVGKCKYGFLLNEKGGVIDDLIVYKLSPNRLMFVVNAARIDADFQQIKSHIKSGIFEDKSNVTAKIDIQGPKSKALLQTLCSFDLDELQYFGFTETTLLDAPAIVSRTGYTGELGYELYIDNETAPKLWDQLIALGATPAGLGARDVLRMEMGYSLYGHELDETITPLEASLGFFVKFNRPYIGKEALEIQKKEGIPRKIIAFSTRTKRAPRHGFEIFQNGQKIGMVTSGTFSPSVGEGIGLGLVTCAQYQQGEPLEIKNERGAVAIYETTLPFYKKS, from the coding sequence ATGGATCAACTAAAAAGAACCGTTTTGTTTGAAAAGCATCAACAATTACAAGCCAAAAGCATAGGGTTTGGGGGTTGGGAGATGCCCGTACAATATGAGGGAATCATCAAAGAGCACCAAGCGTGTCGCCAGGATGCGGCACTGTTTGATATCTCACATATGGGAGAGTTTTTTTATGAGGGAAACCTTGAAGAGAGCGGGGTCAATGAAGTTTCGACGACGGATTTTGTCGCTTTGCCGGTGGGCAAATGCAAATATGGCTTTTTGCTCAATGAAAAAGGCGGTGTCATAGATGATTTGATTGTCTATAAACTCAGTCCAAACCGTCTCATGTTTGTCGTTAATGCGGCGAGGATTGATGCGGATTTTCAACAGATAAAATCTCACATTAAAAGTGGTATATTTGAAGATAAATCTAATGTGACGGCTAAAATCGATATCCAAGGCCCCAAATCAAAAGCACTACTACAAACACTGTGCTCTTTTGATCTTGATGAACTCCAATACTTTGGCTTCACAGAAACCACGCTCTTAGATGCCCCTGCTATCGTCAGTCGTACGGGCTATACGGGAGAATTGGGCTATGAATTGTACATCGACAATGAAACGGCTCCCAAATTGTGGGACCAACTCATCGCGCTTGGCGCTACCCCTGCTGGATTGGGAGCTAGAGATGTTCTGAGGATGGAGATGGGATACAGCTTGTATGGTCATGAATTGGATGAGACCATTACGCCATTGGAGGCCAGTTTAGGATTTTTTGTCAAATTCAACCGACCTTATATTGGTAAAGAGGCACTAGAGATACAAAAAAAAGAGGGTATCCCTCGCAAAATAATCGCCTTTAGCACTCGTACAAAACGCGCCCCTCGACATGGTTTTGAAATCTTTCAAAACGGTCAAAAGATTGGTATGGTAACCAGTGGAACTTTTTCTCCCTCTGTAGGAGAGGGCATTGGTTTAGGACTGGTGACATGTGCACAATACCAACAGGGTGAACCTTTAGAAATCAAAAATGAAAGAGGTGCGGTAGCCATCTATGAAACCACACTTCCTTTTTATAAAAAATCATAA
- the gcvPA gene encoding aminomethyl-transferring glycine dehydrogenase subunit GcvPA, protein MPYTPHTQEDVQTMLAQIGIEDESELFAAVPEALRAKSFNLAEGQSEFEVFETFKALAAKNDTAKTCFIGGGYYDHIIPAAVDALSMRSEFYTAYTPYQAEASQGTLQALYEYQSMICNLSGMEATNASMYDGGTAMAEAALMAVRITRKKKILIDSGVNPIYSKIVKTYLAYHDLEVICLDVTGDQSSMDVALIDESVAGYIFQNPNFFGSLEDYSAIVDALHEAKALAIMSAYPIALGLIKTPGEMDVDIYCGDGQSLGNYLGFGGPSFGILATKEKYIRNLPGRIVGMTDDKAGKRAYVLTLQAREQHIRRNKATSNICSNQNLMALRATIFLSLLGKEGFKALAEQNYHKANYLKEELAKIEKIKIYNQNPTFNEFVIDVPMTSEQFLSQMREKGFFAGLKLDALYENFDNRVLISVTEKRTKAQLDAFVASVKELV, encoded by the coding sequence ATGCCATATACTCCTCATACCCAAGAAGATGTGCAGACAATGTTGGCACAAATAGGCATCGAAGATGAGTCAGAACTTTTTGCTGCTGTTCCTGAAGCATTGCGCGCAAAAAGTTTCAACCTAGCAGAGGGTCAAAGCGAATTTGAAGTCTTTGAAACCTTCAAAGCACTCGCAGCGAAAAATGATACAGCCAAGACCTGTTTTATCGGTGGCGGCTATTATGACCATATTATCCCCGCGGCGGTGGATGCCCTCTCCATGCGCTCCGAATTTTATACCGCATATACACCCTACCAAGCCGAAGCATCACAAGGCACTTTGCAAGCACTGTATGAATATCAAAGTATGATTTGCAATCTGAGTGGCATGGAAGCGACCAATGCCTCGATGTACGATGGTGGTACGGCGATGGCAGAAGCGGCTTTGATGGCCGTACGCATTACGCGCAAGAAGAAAATCCTCATTGACAGTGGGGTAAATCCGATTTATTCCAAAATTGTCAAAACGTATTTGGCCTATCATGATCTTGAAGTCATCTGTTTGGATGTTACAGGTGATCAATCCTCGATGGATGTTGCTTTGATTGATGAAAGTGTGGCAGGTTATATCTTTCAAAATCCGAACTTTTTTGGGTCTCTTGAAGATTATAGCGCGATTGTCGATGCGCTACATGAGGCCAAAGCCCTTGCGATTATGAGTGCGTATCCGATTGCCTTGGGACTTATAAAAACTCCCGGTGAAATGGATGTCGATATCTATTGTGGGGATGGACAGAGTTTGGGAAATTATCTTGGATTTGGCGGCCCTTCATTTGGGATATTAGCGACCAAAGAGAAGTATATCCGAAATCTACCCGGTCGCATTGTGGGGATGACCGATGACAAAGCGGGGAAACGTGCTTATGTATTGACACTTCAAGCCCGAGAACAACACATCAGACGGAATAAAGCCACCTCCAATATCTGCAGCAATCAAAATCTTATGGCACTAAGAGCTACGATATTTTTGTCGCTTTTGGGCAAAGAGGGATTCAAAGCACTTGCTGAGCAAAATTACCATAAAGCAAACTACCTCAAAGAGGAATTGGCAAAAATTGAAAAGATAAAAATCTACAATCAAAATCCTACCTTCAATGAATTTGTGATTGACGTGCCGATGACCTCAGAGCAGTTTTTGTCACAGATGAGAGAGAAGGGATTTTTTGCAGGATTGAAACTTGATGCTTTATATGAAAATTTTGACAATAGAGTGCTAATCAGTGTCACCGAAAAGAGAACAAAAGCGCAACTTGATGCTTTTGTCGCAAGCGTTAAGGAGCTAGTATGA
- the lipA gene encoding lipoyl synthase — MTERKPEWLHKKLFFSQKKEVEQKLKSIGIHTVCQEAMCPNISECFSKKNATFMILGDTCTRTCTFCNVNKGKPHELDWEEPQKVAEAVRALGLRHVVITSVTRDDLSDGGAEIFRRCVAAIKAIDATITVELLIPDLKNNTKALEVVAHCGAEIIGHNMETVPRLYAVRRGAHYGRSLEVLKTLKDLNPKIKTKSALMLGLGEREEELKAVWRDLLAVDCTLLTMGQYLAPSKGHVRVKEYIRPEKFEEYGKMAQEMGFEFVKSSPYTRSSYMAHEYFEGKKDAV; from the coding sequence GTGACCGAAAGAAAACCCGAGTGGCTTCATAAAAAACTATTTTTCTCCCAAAAAAAAGAAGTAGAACAGAAACTAAAAAGCATCGGAATTCATACCGTATGTCAAGAGGCCATGTGTCCTAATATCTCGGAGTGTTTTTCTAAAAAAAATGCGACTTTTATGATTTTGGGTGATACCTGCACAAGAACATGCACTTTTTGCAATGTCAACAAAGGCAAGCCACACGAGCTTGACTGGGAAGAACCGCAAAAAGTGGCCGAAGCGGTGAGAGCTTTGGGGCTACGACATGTGGTGATTACAAGCGTAACACGAGATGATTTGAGTGATGGTGGCGCTGAGATATTTAGGCGTTGTGTCGCGGCAATCAAAGCCATAGATGCGACGATTACAGTTGAGCTTTTGATACCGGATTTAAAAAACAATACAAAGGCACTTGAGGTCGTTGCACACTGCGGCGCTGAGATTATAGGTCATAATATGGAAACCGTTCCGAGACTCTATGCGGTGAGAAGAGGGGCGCATTATGGGCGTTCTTTGGAAGTTTTAAAAACGCTTAAAGATCTCAATCCAAAGATAAAAACCAAAAGTGCTTTGATGTTAGGTCTGGGTGAGAGAGAAGAGGAGCTAAAAGCGGTTTGGCGTGATTTGCTTGCTGTGGATTGTACGCTTTTGACGATGGGGCAATATCTCGCTCCTAGCAAAGGACATGTGCGCGTCAAAGAGTATATACGACCAGAAAAATTTGAAGAATATGGAAAAATGGCACAAGAGATGGGATTTGAATTTGTAAAAAGTTCGCCATATACGAGGAGTTCTTATATGGCACATGAATATTTTGAAGGGAAAAAAGATGCAGTATGA
- a CDS encoding glycosyltransferase family 4 protein, with translation MKKILYITDREEYSEHNFIGPLFEKYLPLHVAIDIIYFSKYKSTMGRKGNHLIIPEFEKKNLFPCLEDSGVDVAQYDVVIVRNMHDVLEYVLDRKEKYNIKVGYRLSFPKVSASLERAKAENRSSLIQVVDHKIKTYIKSKLINQCDIFIPTSKQMQAVYYPDVSVKMFTLPSAIDPERIQKKETREDGKTVFSYIGTITKLRNFERVLEAFCALKKENWELKISTNDVEYATACLQTCSQIADKVSILKVKTKEELLDFMSQCDVGLSLLPDLSIFNTSVHLKIMDYYTSGIPALMSNNELNRSIFEDGTHGWLCDFEVDSIGTHLEHIIDLPKDKIQKMGELGQERLLEVRNYKTIAKELSEALSAL, from the coding sequence ATGAAAAAAATATTATATATTACAGACCGGGAAGAGTATTCAGAACACAATTTTATAGGACCACTCTTTGAAAAATATCTACCGCTTCATGTTGCTATTGATATCATCTATTTTTCAAAATACAAAAGTACTATGGGACGCAAGGGAAACCATCTCATCATCCCGGAATTTGAAAAGAAAAATCTATTTCCATGCTTAGAAGATAGTGGTGTTGATGTCGCCCAATACGATGTTGTCATCGTACGTAATATGCATGATGTTTTAGAATATGTTCTAGATAGAAAAGAAAAATACAATATTAAAGTCGGGTACCGCCTCTCTTTTCCAAAGGTCTCTGCCTCATTAGAGCGCGCTAAGGCGGAGAATCGGTCCAGTTTGATTCAAGTTGTCGACCACAAAATCAAAACGTATATCAAATCCAAATTAATCAATCAATGTGATATTTTTATCCCTACCTCAAAACAGATGCAAGCGGTTTATTATCCTGATGTATCGGTTAAAATGTTCACTTTGCCATCTGCCATTGATCCCGAAAGAATTCAAAAGAAAGAGACACGAGAGGATGGAAAAACCGTATTTTCTTATATTGGTACCATCACAAAACTGCGAAATTTTGAACGGGTTTTAGAAGCATTTTGTGCGCTGAAAAAAGAGAATTGGGAATTAAAAATTTCTACCAATGATGTCGAATATGCGACGGCGTGCTTGCAAACGTGTAGCCAGATTGCAGATAAAGTGTCGATTCTTAAAGTCAAAACCAAAGAAGAACTTTTGGATTTTATGTCACAATGTGATGTGGGCTTATCTTTATTGCCAGACCTTAGCATCTTCAATACATCGGTACATCTTAAAATCATGGATTATTATACCAGTGGTATTCCGGCTTTAATGTCCAATAATGAACTCAACCGTTCTATCTTTGAAGATGGCACTCATGGATGGCTTTGTGATTTTGAAGTGGACTCGATTGGCACTCATCTTGAGCATATTATCGATCTTCCAAAAGATAAGATTCAAAAGATGGGCGAATTGGGACAGGAGCGATTGCTAGAAGTGAGAAACTATAAAACCATAGCGAAAGAACTCTCTGAAGCACTCAGTGCATTGTAG
- a CDS encoding MOSC domain-containing protein — MEKIQLGIVKEVCSADKSSSGLPRPLVETLILKEGYGIEQDKFAGGDLEKTVMIIGTHSYDMAKAHGMDLKPGSYGENILFDFDPHELDVTNRLKVGDAIIEITQKCTLCNHLSVFGAKLPKLIKNHRGLYCKIIKGGVITRGSVAYKISM, encoded by the coding sequence TTGGAAAAAATACAATTGGGTATCGTCAAAGAAGTATGCAGTGCGGATAAAAGTTCAAGCGGGTTGCCACGACCTCTTGTCGAAACATTAATCTTAAAAGAAGGGTATGGAATTGAGCAGGATAAGTTTGCTGGCGGTGATTTAGAAAAAACCGTGATGATTATTGGGACACATTCTTATGATATGGCCAAAGCGCACGGTATGGATTTGAAACCGGGAAGTTATGGTGAAAATATCTTGTTTGATTTTGACCCTCATGAACTTGATGTTACCAATCGACTCAAAGTCGGCGATGCTATTATCGAAATAACCCAAAAATGCACACTCTGCAATCATCTTAGCGTTTTTGGCGCCAAACTACCCAAACTCATCAAAAATCATCGGGGATTGTACTGCAAAATCATCAAAGGCGGTGTCATCACAAGAGGTTCTGTCGCGTATAAAATCTCAATGTAA
- the lpdA gene encoding dihydrolipoyl dehydrogenase — protein sequence MQYDVVVIGAGPGGKSTAMHLEKEGKRVCLIEKDANHIGGTCLNEGCIPTKLFLESVSFLDKKAYLERCGLNVASVSFEMPTLLAQKEMLLNQLRTGAMASVKKTSIDMIFGTASFVNEDAVQVNNQIIEADSFAIATGSTYRKHPLLKIDHQQILCSDDVFGLETIPKSIVIVGGGAIGCEFATFFHALGSRVHIVEFTSHLVPAEDADVASALKRELERKGIKISLSTNVTAYEKKENSVALTLKTSRGDVTEEAALVLVSIGRIPNIADLQLEKAKVTTERGFVHVDEYLQTSNPNIYALGDVVPTPALAHVAYDEAKVVAHNLCHERQKTPSSVIPFVTFCQPQVASVGWHERELKEENIEFDVIKSFFKSSAKAKINGDDSGFIKLLCDKENGLILGGSIVGHDATELIHEVLVAINKKATKEDLKDMVFAHPTLSESLWSMLQ from the coding sequence ATGCAGTATGATGTCGTTGTAATCGGTGCAGGACCGGGCGGTAAAAGCACGGCGATGCACTTGGAAAAAGAGGGAAAACGGGTTTGTTTAATCGAAAAAGATGCAAACCATATCGGAGGCACATGTCTCAATGAGGGGTGTATCCCAACCAAACTTTTTTTAGAGAGTGTGAGCTTTTTGGATAAAAAGGCTTATTTGGAGCGTTGTGGCCTTAACGTCGCGTCGGTCTCATTTGAGATGCCGACACTTTTAGCTCAAAAAGAGATGCTGTTAAATCAACTGCGTACCGGCGCGATGGCAAGTGTAAAAAAGACGAGTATCGATATGATTTTTGGGACGGCATCCTTTGTCAATGAGGATGCAGTACAGGTCAATAATCAAATCATCGAAGCGGATTCCTTCGCGATTGCAACAGGGTCTACGTACCGAAAACATCCGCTTTTAAAAATCGACCACCAACAGATTCTTTGCAGTGATGATGTGTTTGGCTTAGAGACCATACCCAAATCAATTGTCATCGTCGGAGGGGGCGCGATTGGTTGTGAATTTGCGACCTTTTTCCATGCCCTTGGGAGTCGGGTTCATATTGTAGAATTTACCTCCCATCTCGTCCCCGCAGAAGATGCCGATGTCGCCTCCGCACTCAAGCGTGAGTTGGAGCGAAAGGGTATCAAAATCTCACTGAGTACTAATGTTACAGCCTATGAAAAAAAAGAGAATAGTGTTGCCTTGACTTTGAAAACGTCTCGAGGTGATGTTACCGAAGAGGCAGCACTGGTGTTGGTCTCTATCGGCAGGATACCAAATATTGCAGACTTGCAACTCGAAAAGGCAAAAGTCACAACCGAACGCGGCTTTGTCCATGTGGATGAATACTTGCAAACAAGTAACCCAAACATCTATGCGCTCGGGGATGTGGTCCCGACTCCTGCTTTGGCACATGTTGCTTATGACGAGGCTAAAGTCGTCGCACACAATTTGTGTCATGAACGTCAAAAAACTCCCTCATCGGTGATTCCATTTGTGACATTTTGTCAGCCTCAAGTGGCCAGCGTGGGATGGCATGAACGAGAGCTAAAGGAAGAAAATATAGAATTTGATGTCATCAAATCGTTTTTTAAATCCAGTGCCAAAGCCAAGATTAATGGAGATGATAGTGGCTTTATCAAACTCTTGTGTGACAAAGAAAATGGTTTGATTTTAGGCGGGTCGATTGTCGGTCATGATGCGACTGAGCTGATTCATGAAGTGCTTGTCGCTATCAATAAAAAAGCAACCAAAGAGGATTTGAAAGATATGGTGTTTGCCCATCCGACACTTTCAGAATCACTTTGGAGCATGTTACAATAA
- a CDS encoding lipoate--protein ligase family protein — protein sequence MARALNTEWRFIDSPSLSAQENMSIDASLLTGANLPVFRLYSWEPNCFSIGRFQKIEEIKDWHIYGKKWAQRITGGGLLLHGFDVSYTVVMPIAMLGKRSVKQSYEYICEFLLNFYKNLGLHPHWAKDILPDSLSHSSFCQEGFEPYDIIIEGKKIGGNAQKRTKDVILQHGSIPIQNDPRAQAGYSLEAFGISLDIKKTKALLKKSFCDTYDIRSKS from the coding sequence ATGGCAAGAGCGTTGAATACAGAGTGGAGATTTATCGATTCGCCCAGCCTAAGCGCCCAGGAAAATATGTCAATCGATGCATCGTTGCTTACCGGTGCTAATTTGCCCGTCTTTAGGCTCTATTCGTGGGAGCCAAACTGTTTTAGTATCGGTAGATTTCAAAAGATAGAAGAGATAAAAGATTGGCATATATATGGCAAGAAGTGGGCGCAAAGAATCACCGGCGGGGGATTGTTATTGCATGGATTTGATGTCTCTTATACTGTTGTGATGCCCATAGCCATGCTGGGAAAAAGAAGCGTCAAACAAAGCTATGAATATATCTGTGAATTTCTCCTAAATTTTTATAAAAATTTGGGTTTACATCCCCATTGGGCAAAAGATATTTTACCCGATTCACTCTCTCATAGCTCTTTTTGTCAAGAAGGTTTTGAGCCTTATGATATTATCATTGAGGGGAAAAAGATAGGGGGCAATGCGCAAAAGAGAACCAAAGATGTCATACTTCAACACGGCTCAATTCCAATACAAAATGACCCAAGAGCACAGGCAGGATATTCATTGGAGGCTTTTGGTATTTCACTTGATATAAAAAAGACCAAAGCGTTATTAAAAAAAAGTTTTTGTGATACCTATGATATACGAAGCAAAAGCTGA
- the gcvH gene encoding glycine cleavage system protein GcvH has protein sequence MKRYSLEHEWAILEGDTATIGLSKYAVEQLGDITFVELPQITQRAAKDESIAFIESVKAASDIYLPLGGEVIAVNESLESAPELLNDDAEGTWVMKITVDDASEFETLMDEAAYLSYIETL, from the coding sequence ATGAAACGATACAGTCTTGAACACGAATGGGCAATATTAGAAGGAGATACGGCGACCATCGGACTCTCTAAATACGCCGTAGAACAACTCGGAGATATTACTTTTGTTGAGTTACCACAAATCACGCAACGAGCAGCCAAAGATGAGAGCATTGCCTTTATTGAATCGGTGAAAGCCGCTAGCGATATTTATTTGCCATTAGGGGGCGAAGTGATCGCTGTCAATGAGTCGCTTGAGAGTGCGCCGGAACTTTTGAATGACGATGCTGAGGGGACTTGGGTGATGAAAATTACCGTAGATGATGCGTCTGAATTTGAGACTTTGATGGATGAAGCGGCGTATCTATCTTATATCGAAACCCTTTAG
- the gcvPB gene encoding aminomethyl-transferring glycine dehydrogenase subunit GcvPB, with protein sequence MSATVFEKSHIGRCGVKLPKSEIKHAKALDDSLLRHSDLGLPQLSEFDVVRHFTNLSKKNFSIDANFYPLGSCTMKYNPKVQERAAGLDGFANLHPHHITNEDTDAMQGALEMLKILEDDLVEITGMDAFTLTPEAGAHGEMSGIMIIGAYHKKKGNKKRYVIVPDSSHGTNPASAAMVDYEVITVKSGANGDMDIDAFKAVMSDEVAAVMMTVPNTLGLFNPKIKEICDIAHAHDALMYYDGANLNAILGFIRPGDIGFDVVHLNLHKTFATPHGGGGPGAGPVGVKKELIAFLPDLRVGYEKEKGYCLLPQSPVSIGKVAPFFGNFMVLLRALVYMQTLGKEGMINVSKKAVLNANYILARLKEHLDAPFDTFCMHECVLSAATLAKEYHVRALDIAKYLLDFGFHAPTIYFPLIVKEAIMIEPTESENIDTIDEFCDTIIEAIALAKTNPKAFEDYPKTLPICRADETKAARSLNIRWQER encoded by the coding sequence ATGAGTGCGACCGTATTTGAAAAATCTCATATCGGACGATGTGGGGTAAAATTACCAAAATCTGAAATCAAACATGCCAAGGCTTTGGATGATTCCCTACTCAGGCATAGTGATCTTGGTTTGCCGCAGTTGAGTGAATTTGACGTCGTACGACACTTTACCAATCTATCAAAGAAAAATTTTTCTATCGATGCCAATTTTTATCCGCTAGGTAGTTGTACGATGAAGTACAATCCCAAAGTACAAGAACGCGCCGCAGGATTGGATGGGTTTGCCAATCTTCATCCCCATCACATCACGAATGAGGATACTGATGCCATGCAAGGTGCGCTTGAAATGCTCAAAATTCTCGAAGATGATTTGGTTGAAATCACGGGAATGGATGCCTTTACCTTGACGCCTGAGGCAGGTGCTCATGGTGAGATGAGTGGTATCATGATCATTGGAGCTTACCACAAGAAAAAAGGCAATAAAAAACGCTACGTCATTGTACCAGACTCCTCCCATGGTACCAATCCAGCCAGTGCGGCGATGGTGGATTATGAAGTCATCACCGTGAAATCTGGAGCAAACGGTGATATGGATATTGATGCCTTTAAAGCGGTGATGAGTGATGAAGTGGCTGCTGTCATGATGACCGTGCCCAATACGCTGGGACTCTTTAATCCTAAAATCAAAGAAATTTGTGATATTGCCCATGCTCATGATGCTCTGATGTATTATGATGGTGCGAATCTCAATGCGATTTTAGGTTTCATTAGACCCGGAGATATCGGCTTTGATGTGGTACATCTCAATTTGCATAAAACGTTTGCCACCCCTCATGGTGGCGGTGGACCGGGTGCGGGGCCGGTGGGTGTCAAAAAAGAATTGATAGCATTCTTACCCGATCTTCGCGTCGGCTATGAGAAAGAAAAAGGCTATTGTCTCTTGCCTCAAAGCCCTGTGAGTATCGGTAAGGTTGCGCCTTTTTTTGGTAACTTTATGGTGCTTCTTCGCGCTTTGGTTTATATGCAGACTTTAGGAAAAGAGGGGATGATTAATGTCAGCAAAAAAGCAGTACTCAATGCCAACTATATCCTGGCACGTCTCAAAGAGCATCTGGATGCTCCTTTTGATACTTTTTGTATGCATGAATGCGTCCTTAGTGCGGCCACTCTTGCCAAAGAGTATCATGTAAGAGCACTAGATATTGCCAAATATCTGCTTGATTTTGGTTTTCATGCTCCGACGATTTATTTCCCGCTGATTGTCAAAGAAGCTATCATGATAGAACCAACAGAGAGTGAAAATATCGATACGATTGATGAATTTTGCGATACTATCATCGAGGCGATTGCATTGGCCAAAACGAATCCCAAAGCTTTTGAGGACTATCCTAAAACTTTGCCGATTTGTAGAGCCGATGAGACCAAAGCGGCAAGGAGTCTCAATATCAGATGGCAAGAGCGTTGA
- a CDS encoding APC family permease — protein MQHNENKAFGLWSSVFLGIGSMVGAGIFIVVGQAGAIAGNLLTLSFVLAGIIALLCGYSLSKLATTYPSRGGIIEYLVHAYAEGAFSGALGILFYLSQLITTAAVAKSFGTYAATYLHGGVTPFHTNSFALLILGVFVLINLIGASFVAKAESTIVIIKLTALSAFTIAAMFFIKTSHLNPTNAPSMNHVFFALGLTFFAFQGFSVITNSVEDMENPKKIMLKSMILSVVLVGILYLAVSVAVFGTLSLPEIIQSKDFALAKAAQPIFGAIGFKIIAATALLATASAINATLYAITQISYTLAKEGTLPDVYERHIFHNTEGLIISALLIVPMILFLDLSQIASIAAIIVLLIQGFTHIGHLLKIKETHANIYLVSLAVLGTLGASGFAIYYTSQSIPHFTLYILLSFVIAFVLEMVLRVMKKRTIKQQVHR, from the coding sequence GTGCAACACAATGAAAACAAAGCCTTTGGGCTATGGAGTAGTGTTTTTTTAGGAATCGGTTCTATGGTCGGTGCGGGAATTTTCATCGTGGTAGGACAAGCCGGCGCCATTGCTGGCAACTTGCTCACGCTCTCTTTTGTACTGGCCGGCATTATCGCACTCTTGTGTGGTTATTCTCTGAGTAAATTAGCGACGACCTACCCCAGTCGTGGCGGTATTATCGAGTATTTAGTCCATGCTTACGCTGAGGGAGCATTCTCTGGAGCCTTAGGGATTTTATTTTATTTATCCCAGCTCATCACAACGGCTGCGGTAGCAAAATCTTTTGGCACGTATGCGGCAACCTATCTGCACGGTGGGGTCACTCCATTTCACACCAATAGCTTTGCCCTGTTGATTTTAGGAGTTTTTGTACTCATCAATCTTATTGGCGCTTCGTTTGTCGCAAAAGCAGAATCCACGATTGTCATCATTAAACTTACCGCACTTTCAGCATTCACCATCGCCGCGATGTTTTTCATCAAGACAAGCCATCTCAATCCCACCAATGCCCCTAGTATGAATCATGTATTTTTTGCACTTGGCTTGACATTTTTTGCTTTTCAGGGTTTTAGCGTGATTACTAATAGTGTCGAGGATATGGAAAATCCCAAAAAAATCATGCTCAAGTCGATGATACTCTCTGTAGTGTTGGTAGGAATTTTGTATCTTGCTGTTAGTGTGGCTGTTTTTGGTACGCTTTCGTTGCCAGAGATTATACAAAGCAAAGATTTTGCACTCGCCAAAGCGGCACAACCGATTTTTGGAGCTATTGGATTCAAAATCATCGCCGCAACCGCACTGCTCGCCACTGCTTCTGCCATCAATGCGACCTTGTATGCCATCACCCAAATCAGCTACACTTTGGCCAAAGAGGGAACCCTTCCAGATGTTTATGAGCGCCATATCTTCCACAATACAGAGGGATTAATCATCTCGGCTCTTTTGATTGTACCGATGATTCTTTTTTTGGATTTGAGCCAAATCGCTTCAATCGCAGCGATTATCGTCTTGCTAATACAGGGATTTACACATATTGGACATCTTTTGAAAATCAAAGAGACTCACGCCAATATTTATCTTGTTAGTTTAGCCGTATTGGGCACACTGGGTGCTTCAGGATTTGCTATTTATTATACATCCCAATCAATCCCACACTTTACACTTTATATACTCTTGAGCTTTGTGATTGCTTTTGTGCTTGAAATGGTTCTTAGAGTCATGAAAAAACGAACCATCAAACAACAAGTTCATCGCTAA
- a CDS encoding HIT family protein has product MSNKIYEEPLLYIEVEKSEIPWLKIFPNATVKEWSDCDTSTRERLFEVMLIVEKQMRAYYQPEKINIASFGNYVPQLHIHVMARFQEDSYYPESMWGVKQRDAKLTLPSFEGFLSALHKALS; this is encoded by the coding sequence ATGTCAAATAAAATTTATGAAGAACCTCTTTTGTATATCGAAGTTGAAAAATCCGAAATCCCCTGGCTCAAAATCTTCCCCAATGCCACAGTAAAAGAGTGGAGTGATTGTGACACATCTACGCGTGAACGACTCTTTGAGGTCATGCTCATTGTAGAAAAACAGATGCGCGCTTATTATCAACCCGAAAAAATCAATATCGCCTCATTCGGTAACTATGTGCCACAATTGCACATCCATGTGATGGCACGATTTCAGGAGGATTCTTATTATCCAGAGTCAATGTGGGGTGTGAAACAACGTGATGCCAAGCTCACGCTTCCTTCTTTTGAGGGATTTCTTAGCGCTTTACACAAGGCTTTGTCATAA